Proteins encoded in a region of the Brevefilum fermentans genome:
- a CDS encoding ABC transporter permease — protein sequence MDGLIKAINLLFGENPELRQIIAVTLRMSLISTGISSLLGIPLGALIGSREFKGKHWVLRVTNTLMGLPPVVGGLAVFLVLSRSGPLGTLKLLYSVTAMVIAQVVLITPIMTGLTATIISIPAPRIRETAQGVGISAWRQMGLMVYECKSQLVSTVLVGFGRAIAEVGAVQIVGGNVQYKTRVMTTAIMMQTNMGKFHFAISLGVVLLVISFGINALVNYLESRGKA from the coding sequence ATGGACGGATTAATTAAAGCCATCAACCTTCTTTTTGGCGAGAACCCGGAACTGCGTCAAATTATTGCGGTCACGTTGCGCATGTCACTGATCTCAACGGGTATTTCCTCCCTGTTGGGCATTCCACTGGGGGCGCTGATCGGCAGCCGAGAGTTTAAAGGAAAACACTGGGTTTTGCGCGTCACCAATACCCTGATGGGTTTGCCTCCGGTCGTTGGTGGCCTGGCGGTGTTTCTTGTGCTCTCTCGCAGCGGTCCATTAGGGACGTTAAAACTCCTCTATTCTGTTACCGCCATGGTGATTGCCCAGGTCGTTTTGATAACGCCGATTATGACCGGTCTGACCGCCACCATCATATCTATTCCTGCACCGCGCATTCGAGAGACTGCGCAAGGCGTGGGCATCTCTGCCTGGCGCCAGATGGGATTGATGGTGTATGAGTGCAAAAGTCAATTGGTCTCAACCGTACTGGTCGGATTTGGGCGAGCGATTGCCGAGGTCGGCGCTGTGCAGATCGTGGGTGGCAACGTGCAATATAAAACACGGGTGATGACAACAGCCATCATGATGCAGACCAATATGGGCAAATTCCACTTCGCCATTTCACTGGGGGTCGTTCTGCTGGTCATTTCCTTTGGAATCAATGCCCTGGTGAACTATTTGGAATCAAGGGGGAAGGCATGA
- a CDS encoding substrate-binding domain-containing protein encodes MKKYLIVSCTCLMLLGLIACTAKTPPAAKIENPVIRLSTTTSVNDSGLLPYLQPHFEADTGYKIEITSAGTGAAIEKARTGDADCLLVHAKSSEEDFIGEGFGEERLPFMFNYFVIVGPEADPAGIKDATTAAEAFAAIANSGSKFVSRGDESGTHVKELKIWEDAGIDPTEEDWYISVGAGMGQTLTVADEEMAYTLSDKATFLAHDDNLKLLKEEAEDMKNTYSLIAITPERWEDTNYAGALAFIEWMTSPKALDLIDAYGVAEYGEPLFFSMR; translated from the coding sequence ATGAAAAAGTATTTAATTGTTTCTTGTACCTGTTTGATGCTGTTAGGCTTGATCGCCTGCACAGCAAAAACCCCACCAGCCGCAAAAATTGAAAACCCTGTGATCCGTCTCTCCACGACGACCTCGGTCAACGATTCAGGTTTGCTGCCCTACTTGCAACCCCATTTCGAAGCTGACACGGGCTATAAAATTGAGATTACCTCAGCGGGAACCGGTGCCGCCATCGAAAAGGCTCGCACGGGTGATGCAGATTGTCTGCTGGTACATGCCAAGTCTTCTGAAGAAGATTTTATCGGTGAAGGCTTTGGTGAGGAGCGCCTGCCATTTATGTTCAACTATTTTGTCATCGTCGGCCCCGAGGCTGATCCGGCAGGCATCAAGGACGCCACCACAGCGGCCGAGGCTTTTGCAGCCATCGCCAACAGCGGCTCAAAGTTTGTCAGCCGCGGTGATGAGAGCGGAACCCATGTCAAAGAACTGAAGATTTGGGAAGATGCCGGCATTGACCCGACGGAAGAGGATTGGTACATCAGTGTTGGCGCTGGCATGGGCCAGACGTTAACCGTTGCTGATGAGGAAATGGCTTATACCCTCTCTGACAAAGCGACCTTCCTTGCGCATGACGACAATCTCAAACTGCTGAAGGAAGAAGCCGAAGACATGAAAAACACCTATTCGTTAATTGCCATTACCCCCGAACGTTGGGAGGACACCAACTATGCGGGTGCCCTGGCTTTCATCGAATGGATGACTTCACCGAAAGCATTGGACCTGATTGATGCTTACGGTGTGGCAGAATATGGTGAACCTCTGTTCTTCTCCATGCGATAA
- the moaA gene encoding GTP 3',8-cyclase MoaA codes for MIDQYGRNINYLRLSVTERCTLRCVYCRADEGICPKAAELSCADFLRIARVCVDLGIRRIRVTGGEPLLRKDILEIVGGLGQIEELVDLTMTTNAQYLAEHAEGLKKAGLKRINISLDSLREDRYRQITGGELKNVLEGIDAAVNADLLPIKINVVLVRGVNDDEVDDFIALTRDNPLDVRMIELMPVGVLGQDESLRINNDELIAARPYLQPVAPSYSGQPSRDYKITGHQGRVGFISPISHSFCADCNRIRVMSDGMLRPCLGNNAEISLKPALQEGDDALLEVIRSTIFNKPMRHHFEKGFSSEKSMLKIGG; via the coding sequence ATGATTGACCAGTACGGGCGAAATATCAATTATTTGCGTCTTTCTGTCACAGAACGCTGCACGCTGCGCTGTGTGTATTGCCGCGCCGACGAAGGCATTTGCCCCAAAGCAGCCGAACTTTCCTGTGCGGACTTCCTGCGTATTGCCAGGGTCTGTGTCGATCTGGGCATCCGCCGCATCCGCGTCACCGGCGGTGAGCCTCTGCTGCGTAAAGATATCCTCGAGATCGTCGGCGGTTTGGGTCAGATCGAAGAACTTGTCGACCTGACAATGACCACCAACGCGCAATATTTGGCGGAACATGCCGAAGGCTTGAAAAAAGCGGGGTTAAAACGGATTAACATCAGCCTGGATTCCCTGCGCGAAGATCGGTACCGACAAATCACCGGCGGAGAGCTCAAGAACGTCCTGGAAGGCATCGACGCGGCTGTTAACGCGGATCTTTTACCGATCAAGATCAACGTGGTGCTAGTGCGCGGGGTCAACGATGATGAGGTGGATGATTTTATCGCTCTCACCAGGGATAATCCGCTTGACGTGCGAATGATCGAGCTGATGCCGGTTGGTGTTCTTGGGCAAGATGAAAGCCTGCGCATCAACAACGACGAGCTGATTGCCGCCCGGCCTTATTTACAACCCGTGGCGCCCAGTTATTCAGGTCAGCCTTCCCGCGACTACAAAATCACGGGTCACCAGGGGCGCGTTGGTTTTATCAGTCCCATATCACACAGCTTTTGTGCAGATTGCAATCGCATCAGGGTGATGAGCGATGGAATGTTGCGCCCCTGTTTGGGTAACAATGCAGAAATCTCCCTGAAGCCCGCTCTTCAGGAAGGTGATGACGCCTTACTCGAAGTCATTCGCAGCACGATCTTCAACAAGCCGATGCGACACCACTTTGAAAAGGGGTTCTCATCCGAAAAATCAATGTTAAAAATTGGAGGTTAA
- a CDS encoding ATP-binding protein, whose product MFINRKTELDLLKQCYRSNRAELFVLYGRRRVGKTELLHAFCADKPHIFFIATLSSDSEQLATFSQQVYGFTHAETPSGFTFPSWEAAFQALVDLPMQPKPIVILDEFTYLISGNKAIPSIVQKVWDEKLKNTQVMLVLCGSYIGMMEAEVLSYQAPLYGRRTASTLLQPMDLASSALFFPSYTTDEKFIAWAIIGGMPYYLRTFQDSQDVFANIRQHILDAQRGTLFNEPRFLLMEELREPRNYFSILRSIAQGRTRLSEITQGAGIGNVTTVARYLDILQQLRLITRRVPATETQPEKSKKGIYQIDDHFLRFWFRYVHPNQSSLDLGLADAILQQRIKPDLDHFIALAFEEAAITFTSQLAQAGELNFLPERIGGWWNRDAEIDVLAFNLSEKLALVGECKWTVHPVGVKVLDNLKQKAEILIKNHKIKQVKFALFSRNGFTAELEDRSKDEGIRLFTVDSLVSCL is encoded by the coding sequence ATGTTCATCAATCGAAAGACTGAACTTGATTTATTGAAGCAATGCTATCGATCCAATCGAGCAGAACTTTTCGTCCTTTACGGTCGTCGTCGGGTTGGAAAAACAGAGTTGCTGCACGCGTTTTGCGCAGACAAACCACACATCTTTTTTATCGCCACATTAAGCAGTGATTCAGAGCAATTGGCAACCTTCTCCCAGCAAGTGTACGGTTTCACCCATGCAGAAACTCCTTCCGGATTTACATTCCCCTCCTGGGAAGCGGCATTCCAGGCGTTGGTCGACCTCCCCATGCAACCCAAGCCCATCGTCATTCTGGATGAATTCACATATTTGATCAGCGGGAACAAAGCCATTCCATCCATTGTGCAAAAGGTGTGGGATGAAAAACTCAAAAATACACAAGTCATGCTGGTGTTATGCGGTTCGTATATCGGTATGATGGAAGCAGAAGTGCTCAGTTACCAGGCGCCGCTCTACGGACGGCGAACCGCTAGCACTCTCCTGCAGCCCATGGACCTGGCTTCATCTGCATTGTTCTTCCCGAGCTATACAACCGATGAAAAATTCATCGCATGGGCGATTATTGGCGGTATGCCCTATTATTTGCGCACCTTCCAGGATAGCCAGGATGTTTTTGCCAACATTCGACAACATATTTTAGATGCGCAAAGAGGCACCTTATTCAATGAGCCGCGTTTCCTTCTTATGGAAGAATTGAGAGAACCACGTAATTATTTTTCCATTTTGAGGTCAATCGCGCAGGGTCGAACGCGTTTGAGCGAAATTACACAGGGCGCTGGTATAGGGAATGTGACAACTGTTGCACGCTATCTGGACATTCTGCAGCAATTGCGGTTGATCACCCGCCGCGTGCCAGCTACCGAAACGCAACCCGAAAAAAGTAAAAAAGGAATTTACCAAATTGATGACCATTTCTTAAGATTCTGGTTTCGTTATGTTCATCCCAATCAAAGCAGCCTTGATCTTGGATTAGCGGATGCGATCCTTCAGCAACGGATTAAGCCAGATTTGGACCATTTTATCGCTCTTGCATTTGAGGAAGCAGCGATCACGTTCACCAGCCAGTTGGCACAAGCAGGCGAATTAAATTTTTTACCTGAGCGGATCGGGGGGTGGTGGAATCGGGATGCAGAGATTGATGTTCTCGCATTCAACCTTTCTGAAAAGCTTGCTTTAGTTGGAGAGTGTAAATGGACAGTTCATCCGGTTGGTGTCAAAGTTTTGGATAATCTCAAGCAAAAAGCTGAAATCTTGATCAAGAACCATAAAATTAAGCAGGTTAAATTCGCCCTATTTTCCCGCAACGGTTTTACCGCTGAACTGGAGGATAGATCGAAAGATGAGGGAATTCGATTATTTACAGTAGATTCCCTGGTAAGCTGCCTATAA
- a CDS encoding MogA/MoaB family molybdenum cofactor biosynthesis protein translates to MINVAILIISDKSSLGLRDDQTGPALIEALSPHARVRPVQIIPDEFKAIKATLIELADAGEYDIIFTSGGTGLSPRDVTPEATLAAIERPVPGIPEAMRTASLEITPRAMLSRAVAGLRGKTLIINLPGSPKAALENVQVFLPTLEHAVETLRGDAHECADNT, encoded by the coding sequence GTGATCAACGTTGCGATTTTAATTATTAGCGATAAAAGTTCTCTGGGGTTGCGCGATGATCAAACCGGCCCAGCACTGATAGAAGCGCTATCACCGCATGCCAGGGTCAGACCGGTGCAGATCATCCCGGATGAATTTAAGGCGATCAAAGCAACGCTGATTGAATTGGCCGATGCCGGGGAATACGACATTATTTTCACCAGCGGTGGAACCGGTTTATCCCCGCGTGATGTAACGCCCGAAGCCACCCTGGCTGCAATTGAGCGCCCGGTGCCGGGCATCCCTGAAGCCATGCGGACTGCCAGCCTGGAAATCACCCCCCGGGCGATGCTCTCTCGTGCGGTGGCTGGTCTGCGCGGGAAAACCCTGATCATCAACCTTCCCGGCAGCCCCAAGGCAGCCCTGGAGAACGTGCAGGTCTTCCTGCCAACCCTGGAGCACGCCGTGGAAACCCTGCGCGGTGACGCCCACGAATGTGCTGATAACACATAA
- a CDS encoding molybdopterin biosynthesis protein, protein MSYQYLTNTPLDEAVKNYLDALSAQGLNLGDERIPTQDALGRVTARAVYARICAPHYNACAMDGIALDARITFGATETTPVRLKSSDYTWVDTGDPLPAGCDAVIMVEDVVEEGDTIILYSAATPWQHVRQIGEDISAGDMIQPSFTIITPAGMGAMLAGGILQIDVLKKPVIGIIPTGDEVVLPTDNPAEGEVIEFNSTIFSGMLRDWGYTPKVYPIVADKPEEIRRALEIAADECDGVIINAGSSAGREDFTAAAIRSVGEVVLHGIGIKPGKPAVLGMVKAPHKDGVIPVIGLPGYPVSGIIVMELVFKPVLNALTKQRTETPAIVEAVLSRRLNSSLKYREFIRTRLGLVSGKLVAVPLSRGAGVVSSFVKADGIIDIPQEREGYEAGESVQVRLTHSMEEIRSMLVVTGSHDPLLDEVADLMRHRWSGSLVGSSHVGSMGGIMALRRSEAHLGGIHLLDEASGAYNIPYVQKYFPQGGVVLVECVQRTQGLMVAKGNPKNIQGFADLAELEFVNRQKGSGTRILFDHLAGQVGMNLDSLRGYNREEFTHTAVAAAIAAGTADAGLGILAAAKIYDLDFIPVADEQYDLLIAEEALELETVQQFLEILQSQAFADRLEKLGGYTLRNPGRIIKWH, encoded by the coding sequence ATGTCCTATCAATACCTGACCAATACACCCCTGGATGAAGCTGTAAAAAACTACCTCGACGCGCTCAGCGCGCAGGGACTGAACCTGGGCGACGAGCGCATCCCAACCCAGGATGCACTGGGTCGAGTGACTGCCCGGGCGGTCTACGCCCGCATCTGCGCCCCACATTATAATGCCTGCGCTATGGACGGCATCGCCCTGGACGCCCGCATCACCTTCGGCGCCACGGAAACAACACCCGTAAGACTGAAATCCTCGGATTATACCTGGGTGGACACCGGCGACCCCTTGCCAGCAGGTTGCGACGCCGTGATTATGGTGGAAGACGTTGTGGAAGAAGGTGATACCATCATCCTTTATTCTGCAGCAACGCCCTGGCAACATGTCCGACAGATCGGCGAAGATATCAGCGCTGGCGACATGATCCAGCCCTCCTTTACCATCATCACTCCTGCGGGAATGGGCGCCATGCTGGCAGGCGGCATACTGCAAATTGATGTCTTGAAAAAACCCGTCATCGGGATCATCCCCACCGGGGATGAGGTTGTGCTGCCCACCGATAACCCGGCGGAAGGCGAGGTCATCGAATTCAACTCAACGATCTTCAGTGGCATGCTCAGGGATTGGGGTTACACACCAAAAGTGTATCCCATCGTTGCTGACAAGCCTGAAGAAATCCGCCGAGCGCTTGAAATTGCCGCTGACGAATGCGATGGCGTCATCATCAATGCTGGTTCGTCAGCCGGGCGCGAAGATTTCACCGCCGCGGCTATCCGCAGCGTGGGCGAGGTTGTCCTGCATGGGATTGGAATCAAACCGGGCAAACCCGCCGTCCTGGGCATGGTCAAAGCTCCTCACAAGGATGGCGTCATCCCGGTGATCGGACTGCCCGGATATCCCGTTTCTGGCATTATCGTGATGGAACTGGTGTTCAAACCCGTCCTCAATGCATTGACAAAACAGCGCACTGAAACGCCCGCAATCGTTGAGGCTGTGCTTTCCCGCCGCCTGAACTCCTCGTTGAAATACAGAGAGTTTATCCGCACCCGGTTAGGTCTGGTGAGCGGAAAGCTCGTGGCTGTGCCCCTCAGCAGGGGAGCCGGCGTGGTGAGCTCCTTTGTGAAAGCCGACGGGATCATCGATATCCCGCAGGAGCGCGAAGGGTATGAAGCCGGCGAAAGCGTGCAGGTCAGATTGACTCACAGCATGGAAGAGATCCGTTCAATGCTGGTGGTCACCGGCAGCCATGATCCCTTGCTGGATGAGGTCGCTGATCTGATGCGGCACCGCTGGTCGGGCAGCCTGGTGGGTTCTTCCCATGTGGGCAGCATGGGCGGCATCATGGCGCTGCGCCGTTCAGAAGCACATCTGGGCGGCATTCACCTGCTGGATGAAGCCAGCGGCGCCTACAATATTCCCTATGTGCAAAAATACTTTCCCCAGGGCGGCGTTGTTCTGGTTGAATGTGTGCAACGCACCCAGGGCTTGATGGTGGCCAAGGGCAACCCGAAAAACATTCAGGGATTTGCAGACCTCGCTGAACTCGAATTCGTCAATCGCCAGAAGGGCAGCGGCACACGCATCCTCTTTGATCACCTTGCCGGGCAGGTTGGAATGAATCTCGACAGCCTGCGTGGCTATAATCGCGAAGAATTCACCCACACAGCCGTCGCCGCAGCCATCGCAGCCGGTACCGCCGATGCAGGTCTGGGAATCCTCGCCGCAGCCAAAATTTACGACCTGGACTTTATTCCGGTGGCTGATGAACAATATGACCTGTTGATCGCCGAAGAGGCACTGGAACTGGAGACAGTCCAGCAATTCCTGGAAATCCTGCAAAGCCAGGCTTTTGCTGACCGGCTGGAAAAGCTGGGTGGATACACGCTAAGGAATCCCGGAAGGATCATCAAATGGCATTAA
- a CDS encoding MOSC domain-containing protein: MKPHVVAVNISEKKGTIKHPVPEISLKIDHGIQGDAHAGNWHRQISLLAQESIDKMTALGVKGLTPGIFAENITTADIELFSLPVGTRLQVGEAELEVTQIGKECHHHCQVYRQIGMCVMPAEGIFAKVIVEGTLRAGDEIRILP; this comes from the coding sequence ATGAAACCGCACGTGGTTGCTGTTAACATCAGTGAGAAAAAAGGGACGATCAAGCATCCCGTTCCGGAAATCAGCTTGAAAATCGATCATGGCATCCAGGGTGACGCCCACGCTGGAAACTGGCACAGGCAGATCAGCTTGTTGGCTCAGGAAAGCATCGACAAGATGACTGCACTGGGCGTGAAAGGCTTAACGCCTGGGATTTTTGCTGAAAATATTACCACCGCCGATATTGAACTATTTTCGTTGCCGGTGGGAACGCGCTTGCAGGTGGGCGAAGCCGAATTGGAAGTGACCCAAATTGGCAAGGAATGCCACCACCACTGCCAGGTTTACCGCCAGATTGGCATGTGCGTGATGCCTGCAGAGGGCATTTTCGCCAAAGTCATTGTTGAAGGGACTCTGCGCGCCGGTGATGAGATCAGGATTCTACCGTGA
- the moaC gene encoding cyclic pyranopterin monophosphate synthase MoaC, whose product MALTHLNEHGEASMVDISHKPATLRTAEACATIKMKASTLEMIMDGSAPKGDVLACARIAGIMAAKRTAELIPLCHPIALTRVSVEFEPEGPDTINITARTACHHSTGVEMEALTAASLAALTIYDMCKAVDRGMEIVNIGLLKKSGGLSGDYEKGTPQA is encoded by the coding sequence ATGGCATTAACCCATTTAAACGAGCATGGCGAAGCCTCCATGGTTGATATCAGCCATAAGCCAGCCACCCTCCGAACTGCTGAAGCCTGTGCGACGATTAAAATGAAAGCCAGCACGCTTGAAATGATCATGGACGGGTCTGCGCCCAAGGGCGATGTGCTTGCCTGTGCACGCATTGCCGGCATAATGGCTGCCAAACGCACCGCCGAGCTGATCCCGTTGTGCCACCCGATTGCATTAACGCGGGTCAGCGTGGAATTTGAGCCTGAAGGACCGGATACCATCAACATCACCGCCCGGACCGCGTGCCATCACAGCACCGGCGTTGAGATGGAAGCGCTGACCGCTGCCAGCCTGGCCGCTTTGACAATTTACGATATGTGCAAAGCGGTTGACCGTGGCATGGAGATCGTCAACATTGGGTTGCTTAAAAAAAGCGGCGGGCTATCCGGAGACTATGAAAAAGGTACACCACAAGCATGA